GTGATGCGATGGAATGGGATGGGATGtgagattgattgattgattgactaagtgagtgagtgagtcagtgattgtgtgtgtgtgtgattgagtgagtgagtgagtgagtgagtgagtcagtgagtgagtgagtgagtgagtgagtgagtgagtgagtgagaccACTTGGATGAGAGAAGAATCATGAGATATCTGTGCAAACGATGGATGTGTGTTGTTGTACATGAAGTAGATGGTCAATCAGTTTCATGTATATGGAGGGATGGTGGTGAGATGGACAGTGACTTGATTGTTGAATGTGGTGCACATGTGGGATTGCATGTGGAGTGTTTGTTGTGTGCATAGTTTGAAGGTGGATAATTCGTGTCAGTTGATGTTTTGTAAATTCACTTGTCTCTTTTGTTCTTCTTCATTCTGTTCTATTCTGTTCTGTTGTTTGTTTGACACAGGTCGAGCGACTATAATGGAATGCCGACACGCGACCAATGGCGATCCTATTTGTGTGAAATCAGGACAGAATTTCGGACAGTTACCCGCTCCAGGTGACAGTGGTGGACCTCTCCTTCCATCCCCTCAAGGTCCAGTACTCGGTGTCGTATCACATGGTGTCACACTGCCAAACCTTCCCGATATCATTGTCGAGTATGCCAGTGTGGCTAGAATGTTGGATTTTGTACGCTCCAATATTTGAACAATACTTAAACAATATTTGAACAATACCAACCAGTATCATTCATACATGTGTGTACATAATCTATCGATAAAAATCCACACGCCATTGTGTTAAGATATTTCTGATAAATAAACAACCTAATCAATTACTACAACACTCCATCCGTTTTCTCTAAGTTGGCAAGTGTGATGTGGTGTGGTctaatttgtgtgtgtgtgtgtgttgatcaGTGAAGTGTTAGTGAAATGGGCAGTTATTTATTTGCTGCTTATCATCAGGATGCTGCTTGATCACGACGCATGAATATACGCATGTTGCGAGAGAGTAGGAAAGGTATGAAGACGGTTCGGTTCATGTAACAGTCagtcatttattcattcattcattcactcattcattcattcattcattcattcagtcagtcagtcagtctgtCTGTCAGTGGTAGCAACGAAACGGATTACAgaaatcaacatcatcatcaccatcatcgtAAAACAATAGgcacttgttgttgttgttgttgttgttgttgttgtgaggACAGTAGTGTTAATAGAGGCGATTATATAATTTGACATTATCTATGTGATCGTGATTGCGAACA
The nucleotide sequence above comes from Schistosoma haematobium chromosome Unknown HiC_scaffold_117, whole genome shotgun sequence. Encoded proteins:
- a CDS encoding uncharacterized protein (EggNog:ENOG410YYW0~COG:O~MEROPS:MER0003620) yields the protein MPSCMSARQRRPIKQTLSGFDIAIVSLAQLVNLQTGIRVLSLPQPTDIPRPGTPVFIVGYGRDDNDRDPQRKNGGILKKGRATIMECRHATNGDPICVKSGQNFGQLPAPGDSGGPLLPSPQGPVLGVVSHGVTLPNLPDIIVEYASVARMLDFVRSNI